The sequence cacacacacacacacacacacacacacacattttggGTTAGGTTCAGGCGGTTTCGAGTATGTTTTGATAATATTCACACCTCATTCATTATTCATTGGACCAAAAAACACCAACCCATTCAGAGTGAGGCATTGTGGGTCGAGGTGACATGTATTGGATTCAGATTAAATTGTAATCTctaattttaagggatgaatttgaaaaaaaagttaaaatagaaaaaaggataaagatgaaataaatagcaatgaaaataatgaggaccaaacttgaaataaaaactaaataaaattatatgatgatggatgaaattgaaaaaaaaaacattaacatagaaaagataaaaatcaaaagaatgaggaatttgaaataaaaactaaatgaaatcaAGTGATAAGGATTAAATCAGAAACACAATTTAAccaacaaaagtaaaaaaataaataaaaaataaatggaaatcaaaagaatgaggaccacattgtataaatatatcaaatgaaAGGAAGCTTTTGTATTTTTCCTAAAAGATGAGAGACAAAAGGGGAAGGAGGAGAAAAAAGTCCATCGGAGCCACATCGTAGGGGTGAGcgaaaaacttgaaaaactgaaaaacaattaaccaaaaaaactagaccaagaaaaaaaattaaattaaccgattagaaaaccataaataatttttggttcggtttgattttggtttcaaaTGCCcgaaaccgattgaaccgagCCGGTTTAACCattacccttaaaaaaaaagagactatAAATAATCTCTAACCTAAACCAACGCCCGCACCCCCGCTCTCTCTCTGCTGCTCATGTCTCCTTGTAACCCTCCATTTTTCTCCCCTTTTATCTTTGTCTCTCATCTCTCCCCATAGccccctctttttttctctttatctcTCAAAGTCCATCCCTACATCTTATCTTCTTCATCATATTCTCGTCTCTCATTGGCAACAAATTCATGAACTTCACCATTTACTTCAATCAAACTACATTACTATAGGCAAATATGTTTTCCTTCCAATCTTAAGCTCTCATTTGGATCCAACTCATTCACTATAGGAAGATCTGTTTTCCTTTCAATGTTGATTGATCTCTACCTTTTATCTTCCTTGATATTTTGTGggtttttgctttatttatttatttattatgttataatttgcAACTCTGGTTTTGCTTGTATTTTAACTAGAATTCCATCATGTCTTGGTCACGTATATTGGAACAAGTTCCTGAACAATAGAAATGAGATTTGCTTCTTGGTTTTACTAGTTTTTGaacaataaaaaccaaaccaaaccgaactgaaactaatcggtttgaactgattttggttttaaattttttaaaataataatgtttgtttggttaattttttcatatgaaaaccaaaccgaaaatgatcacccctaccACATCGTTTGTTTTTCAATGTCACATGGGCCAACACTAAAAAACTCTTTATGCGTCACTTGAAATGCCATCATGAAAGGCAATGTTTGATGGTCAAAAGAGCCTGTATAACCGCCTAAAGGGCTCAGACTCCTCCTACTTGCACGCGCCAACaactctatctttttaaatatgttttatatatatatccaaagaCCCAATTACCTCTaactttgattgaaaattacaaaaaagccAAAGTGAAATGATGAAAGCGCATATTGACCcaagttaaagaaaaacaagattgtAATGGTAGTTAAGCAATTACActgttcaaaaaaattaaaaaaccaaaaacacgcTTTTCCctaaggttaatttttttaaagggtaaattataatttcaatacgcaataaaaaaataaaaagaccaatctactcataaaaaaattggtAATGCCAGTTGAACCTTGTGAAAAGACTATATTACCCCTCAAAACTCATCCATTTCCTTACAATTATGGAGGAAACAATTGTCAGTACACTATAACAATTCACAATGCACTAAGTCTTTCTTCATAGTGAAAGGCTGATTaggcttataattttttttttaataactgatATTGATCTTAgctcaaaaagaaaattaaaaaccttttaaaagtAGTACATTAGTGAGAAGAATTCAAGAGTGGGGAATTATGAAATATCAATCCATCATGGATAGTGATCCTGTCTCTGGCGGGCCTAATGTAGTGTTTGGTTACTATCCTGAAATAAAAAAGACGGAGACAACAGAGATAGgacataaaataatacaaagagAGAATAATGTTTGGTAGTGATGtacaagataaaattattttctttgtatcTTGTTTAGTTATGGTGGACAagacataataattataaaaaaatctattttatccttaatatgTATTGTTGTCAACCTtacataattcaaaataataattagatatttttttttttaatttagtctatattgaatgttgaaattaataatattataataatctttGTTATAAAACTAGGATTGACTTGACAGGTTGACCATGAGCCTAAACATAtatgattttaagaaaaaatagagaaagaattTGCTTGACTTAACCCAGTAAaaaatgtgtttaattttttgatttttttttaatctaaacaaggtagctttgattattttttaaaaagatttgggGTCAGTCGGGTTGACCCTCTAGACGCGTGACTTGAACCTTGTTTTGAGTCAACTCCCgagttgaattttaaaactatgataataaccatttttatcCATACATTGACTCGTTTAACCCATGCTGACACTTCCAAATTGTGACCTGAACTTTGTCTAAATCGACCTTcaagtcaggttttaaaactatgatattaacaattttttttcttttacttgggTCAACTTGAGTTGACTGTCCTGATCCGTTAGGCCTTGCCTTGGATTGatattcaaatcaagtttttaaacaatattactaaccacttttattttatgttaactcGGGTCAATCCGGGTTGACCCTCCTGACATATGACTTGGACATTACCTCGCCTCGGATTGATCCTCGAATCAagtttttaaacaatattactaaccacttttattttatgttaaatcgGGTCAACCTGGGTTGACCTTCCTGACATATGACTTGGACCTTACCTCAAGTCAACCCTCAAgtcgagttttaaaacaatgataataaccattttttttccttacattgACTTGGATCAACAGTTAACTCCATTTGTGAATCGGGACTTGCCCTGGTTCTACTcttgaattgagttttaaaactatgataataaccatttttattcATACGCTAACTTGGGTTATACCGATCCGTTACCTAGGCCTCGATAATTGATCTGGGCTTTACTCCAGATTGACCCCCTGAGTTGAGTTTATCtttacatgttttagttaaataattttggaattgagagttttttataatgatattttaaaaataaaaaataaaaaaatattatttctagagacatattttctttttacctcatgttttgaaattatagaaattcactccaaaattattacaaaaacaaatttaatttaatttttctgtcTTTTCAACTAAAcaaatttctatatttattgtttctatCTTTTATGTCTCAGGATAATAACAAAATACTACTTGAAAAGCTAATCTGAATGATCGTTTCTCTCttcattgatttttgttttatatatagaataaattCTACAATCGTTTTCAATTATCAATCTAAACACTTCAGCTAGCTGTTCCAgatgtaattgaaaagaaagaaaaagacaattTAAGACTATGACATGACAACGAGCcacccaaaacacaaaacacaaatataCTCTTCGTTTTTATAGGCTGCCGAATTCACGCTTGAAGAGGCAATTATGACCAAATTAGCTTATTGAAATACAAAACATTTAGCGGTATAAATCATATTGTAATGAATACAGAACAAACCACGTAGCAATGTCATCTCACGCACACTTCAATTTTTACATAAACCCAATTTCGTAATTATACAGTCACCTTCACATCACCCTTTATTACCTTTATTCTTAATTTAACCACATATATGTTTCTGGATCCGTggacacgaaaaaaaaaaacattaaaccactgaaaattataaattcctCAGATCAGACCCAAATTCTAGGAAAGTTGAACATCATTCTCTTGGAATAGCCACAGCAGAGAGAGGCTTCTTCATTTCACAAGAAAGTCTCAGCACTTCGCTTAGGTCAACTGGGTTACGCGTGTCCTGGACCCACTCAAAATGGTGCACCAACTTAGCCACCCAAAGGCTCACTGTCACAAGTCCTATGTTCTTACCAGGACAAACCCTACGTCCAGCCCCAAATGGTGCAAGTCTGAGGTCACCTCCTCTTACATCCACATCAGCACCACCTTGCCTCTCCAAGAACCTCTCAGGCTTAAACACCAAGGCATCCTCCCATACTCCTGGGTCATGGGTTATGGCCCACATATTGACCATTGCAGTGGTGTTGGTGGGGACCACCATGCCATTACTGAGGTGGACGTCTGATGTGGACAACCGAGCCCATGAGAGGAGGGGCCCGGGAGGGTGTACTCGTAAGGTTTCCTTGATCACAGCCTGTAGGTATGGCAATTTAGCGACGTCAGCATCCTTGACACTCCTGTTTCCAACGATAAAGTTCAGCTCGTTCCGCAGCTTGGCTTGAATCTCAGGGTTTAAAACCAACTCTGCCATGATCCACTCAGTCAAAAGAGCAGTGGTATCGGTGCCACGAAAGATCATCTCCTGCACACAACGAATTAAACCCATAGTAATCAGCACACCACTTGTATATAGAGAAACATTTAAGgcagcaaacaaaaaaaaaaaaatttaaatactaaCCCATAAAACAGCAACCATGTCATCCTCATCAAGTTTCTCTTCACCCTCCAAAGAAAGCAAAACATGGACGAAATCAGcgttttcaaattcatttttagGCTTCGTAGTTCTATGCTCGTCAATGATTTTCTTAACGAGTTTCTTGACTCGAGGAACAAGAAGACAACAACGTTGTTTGATGCTAGAAGGGTCATAAAAGTAGTTCAGCCACGGGAGATAATCAGACCAGTTAAAAGCACCCAAGAGCTCAAAACCTTCTCTAACAAGTTCTTGCAATTCTTTTGCCTCCTCATTATTGTGCATTAAGTCATATCTTTTTCCGAAAACAGTACCCATAATGTTATTAATAGAAGCATTTTGAAGATGTTTACGCAAACAAACAATTCCACGGAGGGATTGCTCGTTATAAATGCCACTCAACATATTAGCACAATCAAGCTGGCGCCATGGCTCATAAGCAGCGATGCGCCTCGGTGCAAATAAATGAGTTGATGCAATTCTTCTAAGGAGGCGCCAATAAGGCCCGTTTGGTGCAAAACCAATGGCTCGGTTAAACATGATGCTTTTAGCCGATAGCTTGATGGGACGGTCAGCGAAGTGAGGAGATGTCAAGATTTCACGAGCGATTTGAGGGTCGGAGGTTACAATGGCAGGAGTGGAACCTAAGCTAAAAGCCATGAGCTGAGTTGCGGCTTGGCTTGACGCCATGCAAGCGAGGGTGCGATGGGCCAAGCCGCGGCTTAAGCTGAATAAGCTTCCAAATAAGGGCAGGCCTCGTGGACCTGGGA is a genomic window of Populus alba chromosome 5, ASM523922v2, whole genome shotgun sequence containing:
- the LOC118061766 gene encoding cytochrome P450 78A7, producing MDLFPTPVDSSWWMFALPAMLQTQNLSNPLILLFVLASFLVITVLTWAFSTGGLAWKNGRNQKGNVPIPGPRGLPLFGSLFSLSRGLAHRTLACMASSQAATQLMAFSLGSTPAIVTSDPQIAREILTSPHFADRPIKLSAKSIMFNRAIGFAPNGPYWRLLRRIASTHLFAPRRIAAYEPWRQLDCANMLSGIYNEQSLRGIVCLRKHLQNASINNIMGTVFGKRYDLMHNNEEAKELQELVREGFELLGAFNWSDYLPWLNYFYDPSSIKQRCCLLVPRVKKLVKKIIDEHRTTKPKNEFENADFVHVLLSLEGEEKLDEDDMVAVLWEMIFRGTDTTALLTEWIMAELVLNPEIQAKLRNELNFIVGNRSVKDADVAKLPYLQAVIKETLRVHPPGPLLSWARLSTSDVHLSNGMVVPTNTTAMVNMWAITHDPGVWEDALVFKPERFLERQGGADVDVRGGDLRLAPFGAGRRVCPGKNIGLVTVSLWVAKLVHHFEWVQDTRNPVDLSEVLRLSCEMKKPLSAVAIPRE